In a single window of the Trichoderma breve strain T069 chromosome 6, whole genome shotgun sequence genome:
- a CDS encoding 7 transmembrane receptor (rhodopsin family) domain-containing protein translates to MSDGLSQKQLNIISDIERACSVISLLGCVFIIVTFCFSSSFHKPINRLVFYASFGNMMTNVGTLMSRSYLSSPGSPGCQLQGFLIQMFMPADAFWTLAMAFNVYLTFYHKYDARKLRRMEIPYLLCCYGIPFIPAFVYIFLKNKDGYRAYGNATLWCWITTEWDIFRIATFYGPVWVVIFATFFIYIRAGRTIYEKHKQLNDFHSSEGLSSVDVITTLRTTEVTVTTSEAVADPGAFRTHPSPGRHPSITDPEGQNPNYSVHISAAQAPVDDKIEPVKPANTETTKKSRLGRSTRPPTARRRNYEINNAAWAYAKCSLLFFTALLVTWIPSSANRVYSVVKSQEINAPLEIMSAFVLPLQGFWNALIYAVTSWGACKSFWEDIRTGKRPEVMELVGGIGATDENSRHSRRISQFRPGNRSKGLDSESMTELANTRTHSADASADNHSTYGRSST, encoded by the exons ATGTCTGACGGTCTTTCCCAGAAGCAGCTGAACATTATCAGCGACATAGAACGAGCGTGTTCAGTGATTTCTCTGTTAGGATGTGTTTTCATCATTGTCACATTCTGCTTTTCAAGCTCGTTCCACAAGCCCATCAACAGACTTGTGTTTTACGCCTCGTTTGGTAACATGATGACCAACGTAGGCACACTCATGTCTCGAAGTTATCTCAGTTCACCGGGCTCTCCCGGTTGCCAATTGCAAGGGTTCCTGATTCAGAT GTTTATGCCTGCTGATGCATTCTGGACACTGGCCATGGCGTTTAATGTCTATCTTACTTTTTATCACAAATACGACGCTAGAAAGCTACGACGAATGGAGATACCCTATCTATTATGCTGCTACGGCATTCCCTTTATTCCTGCTTTTGTATACATCTTcctcaagaacaaggatgGCTACCGCGCATATGGCAATGCCACCTTGTGGTGCTGGATCACCACCGAGTGGGATATTTTCCGTATTGCAACGTTTTATGGCCCTGTCTG GGTCGTCATCTTTGCCACCTTTTTCATCTACATCCGCGCAGGACGAACAATCTATgagaagcacaagcagcTCAATGACTTCCACTCATCCGAAGGCCTATCATCCGTGGACGTCATCACTACCCTCAGGACAACTGAAGTGACGGTCACTACTTCGGAAGCCGTGGCAGACCCTGGAGCTTTCCGCACTCATCCCTCTCCTGGCCGCCACCCATCTATTACAGATCCAGAAGGGCAGAACCCCAACTACTCGGTGCATATCTCAGCTGCCCAGGCTCCCGTGGACGACAAGATTGAACCTGTTAAGCCTGCCAACACGGAGACTACGAAGAAGTCGAGACTGGGAAGATCAACACGACCGCCGACGGCTCGACGACGAAACTACGAAATCAACAACGCAGCATGGGCTTACGCCAAGTGTTCCCTTCTATTCTTTACGGCACTTCTTGTTACATGGATCCCGTCGAGTGCCAACCGAGTCTACTCCGTTGTCAAGAGCCAGGAAATCAACGCACCACTTGAGATTATGAGTGCATTTGTGCTGCCGCTTCAGGGATTCTGGAACGCCCTCATCTACGCCGTTACATCGTGGGGCGCATGCAAGAGCTTCTGGGAGGACATTCGAACGGGCAAACGGCCAGAGGTGATGGAGCTAGTTGGAGGAATTGGCGCAACCGACGAGAATAGCCGGCACAGTCGGCGCATCAGCCAGTTTAGGCCAGGAAACCGGTCAAAGGGACTCGACTCGGAGAGTATGACGGAGCTGGCCAATACACGAACTCATTCAGCAGATGCGTCGGCAGACAACCACTCAACTTATGGACGATCAAGCACTTGA